The DNA region AATTATTTCTGATGTTCTGCTACTTTCTGTATTAATAGATTTTCCAACAGTTTTCACTAGACTTTAATGTGCTATATCGAATTAAAAGGAGTACAACGTCATGAACTCTTATTTTAAAGACGATAGCCATTTCAGAAAGTCATTGGAATGCCCTCCGTGTTTTAATGTTGCCTGCGTAGCTGTGGCGATTAGCCCTAAGCAGGAGGTTGCCTTAAGAAACAGTAGCGATCCGAATAAAACGACACTACTTTTTACCCGATCCGAATGGAGTGTATTTATCAAGGGTGTTAAAAACGGAGAATTCGACCTTAGCTAAAATTGGGTTGCTTGCTTACCCGGCACTCATCACAGCGTCACTTTTTAGGAACCATGACACCTAAAGCGAGTCGCTCTCAGCATATTACAGTGCTGCAAAGAGTTCAGGCAAAGCCCCGAGAAGTTTCTGGCAAACACCGGTTGGGACATGACTGTTACTCCAGTAAGCAATCACCGGAACACTGACTACCGCAGACGTGTAATTCAGGATCACCAGCCTGCCCTCACTGATCTCCTCACTGATGTCATTCATGGGAGCAGGACACCAGCCAATGCCC from Endozoicomonas sp. NE40 includes:
- a CDS encoding DUF397 domain-containing protein; the encoded protein is MNSYFKDDSHFRKSLECPPCFNVACVAVAISPKQEVALRNSSDPNKTTLLFTRSEWSVFIKGVKNGEFDLS